A single window of Luteipulveratus halotolerans DNA harbors:
- a CDS encoding FAD-binding oxidoreductase, whose protein sequence is MVDLLQPDDAGYDDARQVWNTMVDRRPAVIARCGGVDDVRAALAYARERGLEVGVRCGGHSIVGHAVPDGGVMLDLTPMGSVRVDPERRRAWVQGGALLGALDAATQPHGLATTAGNVSHTGVGGLTLGGGMGWLARRFGLSCDNVVAFEMVTASGEVVRASTDDNAELAWGLRGGGGNFGVVTEFEFALHDTGTQALSVELDFAAEAATGVLRTWRDLSAEAPREATYAATVAGGVATLGFVWVGDVDAGQAHVERLRALGTPTARRVVPQSYVDLQRRDDMTRGHTFRRYWKGHYFRELSDGVIDAFVAHHPEVGASLQQYGGAIADVADDATAFSQRDAAFEYVGAARWTDPAEDEQRIADARESAARLSPYASGVYVNALADEGAAGLTRAYPPANLDRLRALKTQWDPDNVFHLNQNIPPAAG, encoded by the coding sequence GCGTACGCCCGCGAGCGCGGCCTCGAGGTGGGCGTGCGCTGCGGAGGACACAGCATCGTCGGCCACGCCGTTCCTGACGGCGGCGTGATGCTCGATCTGACGCCGATGGGCTCCGTGCGCGTCGACCCCGAGCGCCGTCGGGCGTGGGTCCAGGGCGGTGCGCTGCTCGGGGCTCTCGACGCCGCGACGCAGCCTCACGGTCTCGCCACGACGGCCGGCAACGTCTCGCACACGGGTGTCGGCGGGCTCACGTTGGGCGGCGGAATGGGTTGGCTCGCAAGGAGATTCGGGCTCTCGTGCGACAACGTGGTCGCATTCGAGATGGTGACCGCGTCGGGTGAGGTGGTGCGGGCCTCGACCGACGACAACGCCGAGCTCGCCTGGGGTCTGCGTGGTGGCGGAGGCAACTTCGGCGTGGTCACCGAGTTCGAGTTCGCTCTCCACGACACGGGCACGCAGGCCTTGAGCGTCGAGCTGGACTTCGCCGCCGAGGCCGCGACCGGCGTACTCCGCACCTGGCGCGACCTCAGCGCCGAGGCGCCACGCGAGGCGACGTACGCCGCCACCGTCGCCGGCGGTGTGGCGACCCTCGGGTTCGTGTGGGTGGGCGACGTCGACGCCGGGCAGGCACACGTCGAGCGGCTGCGGGCGCTGGGGACGCCGACCGCCCGGAGGGTCGTGCCGCAGTCGTACGTCGACCTGCAGCGTCGTGACGACATGACGCGCGGCCACACGTTCCGGCGCTACTGGAAGGGCCACTACTTCCGCGAGCTGTCCGACGGGGTGATCGACGCGTTCGTCGCCCATCACCCCGAGGTGGGCGCGAGCCTGCAGCAGTACGGCGGTGCGATCGCTGACGTGGCCGACGACGCGACGGCGTTCAGCCAGCGCGATGCGGCGTTCGAGTACGTCGGTGCCGCGCGCTGGACCGACCCCGCCGAGGACGAGCAGCGCATCGCCGACGCGCGCGAGTCCGCGGCACGATTGTCGCCGTACGCGTCCGGGGTCTATGTCAACGCGCTCGCCGACGAGGGCGCGGCCGGCCTGACGCGGGCGTACCCGCCGGCCAATCTCGACCGGCTGCGCGCGCTCAAGACGCAGTGGGACCCGGACAACGTGTTCCACCTCAACCAGAACATCCCGCCCGCCGCCGGCTGA